A window of the Oscillospiraceae bacterium NTUH-002-81 genome harbors these coding sequences:
- a CDS encoding C40 family peptidase, with amino-acid sequence MSKRSPRLLFTQEERTAPELKKAVKKADKAYQKLEKAEAKIPKKTVKKKQRVVDPKTGTVTTRLSFEEVDKKRPPSKLTHALRDAPGAAALSAVHREIREHEQDNVGVESAHGVEQAAERAVRLAQHAHRSHKEKPYRRADRAEAKADRANLRALDKTAQHHDPQFSSNPYSRWQQKQAIKREYAAAKAGKSAGNTVKASEATAKAARKAAENTKKAGEFIARHKKGFLIVGGIAAMIVLILCTVSSCSMLIQGGATGVNVSTYPSEDADMLAAEAQYCAMEAELQQYLDTYESTHDYDEYHFDLDDIEHDPYVLISAVTALMGREWTLSEVGGILDMLFEKQYILTETVTTETRYRTETRTGYYTDAEGNLHSYEYTVQVPYTYYICTVRLENFNLSHVPVYIMSQDQLSLYAMYMATLGNRPDLFGGSEYIGKYYTADYEKYEIPPEALEDAQFAAIIKEAEKYLGYPYVWGGSTPATSFDCSGFVSYVYNNCDVGWSFGRLGASGLLGICTRVSAANVRPGDLVFFQGTYDTTGASHVGIYVGNDMMLHCGDPIQYTSLNSSYWQSHFLAYGRVPAP; translated from the coding sequence ATGAGCAAACGCTCGCCCCGGCTGCTGTTCACGCAGGAGGAGCGGACAGCGCCGGAACTGAAAAAGGCCGTCAAAAAAGCGGATAAAGCCTATCAAAAGCTGGAAAAGGCCGAGGCGAAGATACCGAAGAAAACCGTAAAGAAAAAGCAGCGCGTCGTTGACCCGAAAACCGGCACGGTCACAACGCGCCTTTCCTTTGAGGAGGTGGACAAGAAACGACCGCCCTCCAAGCTCACCCACGCCCTGCGGGACGCGCCCGGTGCGGCGGCGCTGTCCGCCGTCCACAGGGAGATTCGGGAACATGAGCAGGATAATGTGGGTGTGGAGAGCGCCCACGGCGTGGAGCAGGCGGCGGAGCGCGCCGTGCGCCTTGCACAGCACGCCCACCGCTCCCACAAGGAGAAGCCCTACCGCCGCGCAGACCGCGCCGAGGCCAAGGCAGACCGCGCCAACCTCCGCGCGTTGGACAAAACGGCACAGCACCATGACCCGCAGTTTTCCAGCAATCCCTACTCCCGCTGGCAGCAGAAGCAGGCCATCAAGAGGGAGTACGCCGCCGCCAAAGCCGGAAAAAGCGCCGGGAATACGGTCAAAGCCTCCGAAGCCACGGCAAAGGCGGCGCGGAAAGCCGCGGAGAACACAAAGAAAGCCGGCGAGTTCATCGCCCGTCACAAAAAGGGCTTTCTTATCGTGGGCGGCATCGCGGCAATGATCGTCCTCATCCTCTGCACCGTTTCCTCCTGCTCCATGCTGATTCAGGGCGGGGCAACCGGCGTTAACGTATCCACCTACCCCAGTGAGGACGCGGATATGCTGGCGGCAGAGGCGCAATATTGTGCCATGGAAGCGGAATTGCAGCAGTATCTCGACACCTACGAAAGCACCCACGACTACGACGAGTACCATTTTGATCTGGACGACATTGAGCATGACCCCTATGTGCTGATCTCCGCTGTCACCGCCCTTATGGGCAGGGAGTGGACGCTTTCCGAGGTAGGCGGCATACTCGATATGCTGTTTGAAAAGCAGTACATCCTAACGGAAACCGTCACCACGGAAACGAGATACCGCACCGAAACGCGCACCGGCTACTATACCGATGCGGAGGGCAATCTGCACAGCTATGAATATACCGTGCAGGTGCCGTACACCTATTACATCTGCACAGTCCGGCTGGAAAACTTCAACCTCTCCCATGTGCCGGTCTATATCATGTCGCAGGATCAGCTCTCCTTGTATGCCATGTATATGGCTACTCTGGGCAACCGCCCGGACCTCTTCGGCGGCTCGGAGTACATCGGGAAATACTACACCGCCGACTATGAGAAGTACGAGATACCCCCGGAGGCGCTGGAGGACGCGCAGTTCGCCGCCATCATCAAGGAGGCGGAGAAGTATCTCGGCTACCCCTACGTCTGGGGCGGCAGCACGCCCGCCACCTCCTTCGACTGCTCCGGCTTTGTCAGCTATGTCTACAACAACTGCGACGTGGGCTGGAGCTTCGGCAGGCTGGGTGCGTCCGGGCTGCTGGGCATCTGTACGCGGGTGTCCGCCGCCAATGTCCGACCGGGCGATCTGGTGTTTTTCCAAGGCACCTATGACACCACTGGCGCGTCCCATGTTGGCATCTATGTGGGCAATGATATGATGCTCCACTGCGGCGACCCCATCCAGTACACAAGCCTCAATTCAAGCTACTGGCAATCCCACTTCCTTGCCTACGGGCGCGTACCTGCGCCCTGA
- a CDS encoding DUF4315 family protein, which produces MNPKITKLKAERAKNDEKIAALRSRNRELDESIVELENTDIIGLARATGMSMEELAQFLTQLKRGGAPFITPNTKEDTNYVHEEE; this is translated from the coding sequence ATGAACCCTAAGATTACAAAGCTCAAGGCTGAACGGGCGAAAAACGATGAAAAGATCGCCGCCCTCCGCTCCCGCAACCGGGAGCTTGACGAGAGCATCGTCGAGCTGGAGAATACCGACATCATCGGCCTTGCCCGCGCCACCGGCATGAGCATGGAGGAGCTGGCGCAGTTCCTCACACAGCTCAAAAGGGGCGGCGCGCCCTTTATCACACCCAATACCAAGGAGGATACGAACTATGTGCATGAAGAAGAATAA
- a CDS encoding DUF4366 domain-containing protein codes for MEAELPVTPEETPESPPAEQGPDTQEPAPAPPETTETPQPEAEYALDADIPTGWHNAPVTVTIRIRDKNNAGWQKVEAALRETAERTDLTEQLAHDGLARYTVPDNGTVFIFITDPFGAEHKKELTVSCMDFEAPQLRAGVSGTLLRVEAADTLSGIAGVYVNDELYTTLQNEEFSLRIDKNTRDSHFYIMGVDNAGNRTGYLVIANPFYEKETPAPSPTPEQHSTHCPADCDCRKQPSGNTGSSGNTGSNGSNTGAGKPSNASGSTGKPAAEQTPAAAEPAKAQEPADTAAPVAIEKGTGFSQNGSAVTRDLLYDKHTNKQFIAVETRNGHTLYLVIDYDKPLDEDGDQYETYFLNLVDESDLLALIDREDSAPVCSCKDKCEAGAVNTACAVCKNNMTECMGKEKVTEKTPEPDPMPDTTDSPDKDGGEKKSGSGLVVIVLLLLMAGGGALYWFKLRKKKPDTKGPVDLDDYDYGDDEDEEYENEDDADEPEETEVADA; via the coding sequence GTGGAGGCCGAGCTTCCCGTCACACCCGAAGAAACACCGGAGTCCCCTCCGGCTGAGCAAGGGCCGGACACACAGGAACCGGCTCCCGCGCCGCCTGAAACGACGGAAACGCCGCAGCCGGAGGCGGAATATGCGCTGGACGCAGATATTCCGACAGGCTGGCACAACGCGCCGGTGACGGTCACGATCCGTATCAGGGACAAAAACAACGCGGGCTGGCAGAAGGTAGAGGCGGCGCTGCGGGAAACCGCCGAAAGAACAGACCTGACGGAGCAGCTTGCCCACGACGGCCTCGCCCGCTACACGGTGCCGGACAACGGTACCGTGTTTATCTTTATCACTGACCCCTTCGGCGCGGAGCATAAAAAGGAGCTGACCGTATCCTGTATGGACTTTGAAGCGCCCCAGCTGCGGGCGGGCGTCAGCGGTACGCTGCTGCGCGTGGAGGCCGCCGACACCCTCTCTGGCATAGCCGGGGTCTATGTGAACGATGAGCTTTATACCACGCTGCAAAACGAGGAGTTCAGCCTGCGCATTGACAAAAACACCCGCGATTCCCACTTCTACATCATGGGCGTGGACAACGCGGGCAACCGCACGGGCTATCTGGTGATCGCCAACCCCTTCTATGAAAAGGAAACGCCTGCGCCCAGCCCCACACCGGAGCAGCACAGCACCCATTGTCCCGCAGACTGCGATTGCAGGAAGCAGCCCTCCGGCAACACCGGCAGCAGCGGCAATACCGGCAGCAACGGCAGCAATACCGGTGCGGGAAAGCCCTCCAACGCCTCCGGCAGCACGGGAAAGCCCGCTGCGGAACAGACGCCCGCCGCCGCCGAGCCGGCGAAAGCACAGGAGCCCGCCGATACCGCCGCGCCTGTCGCCATTGAGAAAGGGACGGGCTTTTCCCAAAACGGCAGCGCCGTTACCCGCGACCTGCTTTACGACAAGCACACCAACAAGCAGTTCATCGCGGTAGAAACCCGCAACGGCCATACCCTCTATCTGGTGATCGACTACGATAAGCCGCTGGACGAGGACGGAGATCAGTATGAAACCTACTTTTTGAACCTTGTGGACGAAAGCGATTTGCTGGCGCTTATTGACAGGGAGGATTCTGCCCCCGTCTGCTCCTGCAAGGACAAGTGCGAGGCAGGTGCGGTCAACACCGCCTGCGCAGTCTGCAAGAACAACATGACGGAGTGCATGGGCAAGGAAAAGGTCACGGAAAAGACGCCGGAACCTGACCCGATGCCGGACACGACCGACAGCCCCGACAAGGACGGCGGCGAAAAGAAGTCCGGCAGCGGTCTTGTTGTGATTGTGCTGCTGCTCCTGATGGCGGGCGGCGGCGCGCTGTATTGGTTCAAGCTCCGTAAGAAGAAGCCCGACACAAAGGGACCTGTGGACTTGGACGATTACGACTACGGCGATGATGAGGACGAGGAATATGAAAACGAGGACGATGCGGACGAGCCGGAGGAAACGGAGGTCGCAGATGCATGA
- a CDS encoding DNA topoisomerase 3, with protein sequence MDMTHHKLVIAEKPAVAQSIAAVLGATKRNDGYLSGNGYLVSWCFGHLAELAGADVYDEKYAKWRYDDLPILPASWRFTLKADKAKQFELLWDLMRREDVTEVINACDAGREGELIFRTVYYMAGCTKTMKRLWISSMEDEAIRKGFADLRPGREYDGLHQSALCRARADWLVGINATRLFSVLYHRTLNVGRVMTPTLALIVQREAEIGAFRPEAFYTVNLRCGDFAAVSEKFKEKAEADALAAACAGQPVTVRTVQRTEKTENAPRLYDLTALQREANRSLGYTAQQTLDYLQALYEKKLCTYPRTDSRFLTDDLEPSVPELVSVAAAICETTAPGRVNARQVCDSRKVSDHHAILPTASAGKADTSVLPLGEREILRLVAGQLLRAVSDAHRYAETTVTLECGGAVFTVKGKTVLDTGWKQYLAQEKQDAALPELSEGQVLECAEAAVKEGKTTPPRHFTEDTLLSAMETAGKEDMPEEAERKGLGTPATRAAIIEKLVATGFVERKRAKKAVSLVPAHTGVSLITVLPEQLQSPLLTAEWEYRLQQVERGELSPDEFMTGIADMLTDLVKTYQVISGAEVLFPSGREVIGKCPRCGSDVTESKKGFFCEKNDCRFGLWRDNKFFAAKRAALTRKIAAALLADGRVKLTGLYSEKTGGTYDATAVLEDTGESVRFRLEFDKGART encoded by the coding sequence ATGGATATGACACACCATAAATTAGTGATCGCGGAAAAGCCCGCCGTCGCCCAGTCCATCGCCGCCGTGCTGGGCGCGACCAAACGCAACGACGGCTATCTTTCGGGAAACGGCTACCTTGTAAGCTGGTGCTTCGGGCATCTGGCGGAGCTGGCGGGCGCGGACGTGTACGATGAAAAGTACGCAAAATGGCGCTATGACGATCTGCCCATCCTGCCCGCAAGCTGGCGCTTCACGCTGAAAGCGGACAAAGCCAAACAGTTCGAGCTGCTGTGGGACCTCATGCGCCGGGAGGACGTGACCGAGGTCATCAACGCCTGCGACGCAGGGCGCGAGGGGGAGCTTATCTTCCGCACCGTCTACTACATGGCGGGCTGCACGAAAACCATGAAGCGGCTGTGGATCTCCTCCATGGAGGACGAGGCCATCCGAAAGGGCTTTGCGGACCTTCGTCCGGGACGGGAATATGACGGGCTGCACCAGTCCGCCCTCTGCCGCGCCCGCGCGGACTGGCTGGTGGGCATCAACGCCACGCGCCTGTTTTCCGTCCTTTACCACCGCACCTTGAATGTTGGGCGCGTCATGACGCCCACGCTGGCGCTCATCGTCCAGCGGGAGGCGGAGATCGGGGCGTTCCGCCCGGAAGCCTTTTACACGGTAAATCTTCGCTGCGGCGATTTTGCCGCCGTGTCCGAAAAGTTCAAAGAGAAAGCGGAGGCGGACGCCCTTGCCGCCGCCTGCGCCGGTCAGCCGGTCACGGTCAGGACGGTGCAACGCACGGAAAAAACGGAGAACGCGCCCCGGCTCTACGACCTGACCGCCCTCCAGCGGGAGGCCAACCGCAGCCTCGGCTATACCGCACAGCAGACGCTTGACTATCTGCAAGCCCTCTACGAGAAAAAGCTCTGCACCTATCCCCGCACGGACAGCCGCTTCCTCACAGATGATCTGGAACCCTCTGTGCCGGAGCTTGTGTCCGTTGCTGCCGCCATCTGTGAAACCACCGCGCCGGGGCGTGTGAACGCAAGGCAGGTCTGCGACAGCCGCAAGGTCAGCGACCACCATGCCATTCTCCCCACCGCCAGCGCGGGCAAGGCGGATACCTCCGTCCTGCCGCTGGGGGAGCGAGAGATTTTGCGCCTTGTGGCAGGTCAGCTTCTCCGGGCGGTCAGCGACGCCCACCGCTATGCGGAAACCACAGTTACGCTGGAATGCGGCGGCGCTGTATTCACCGTCAAGGGCAAAACCGTCCTTGATACCGGCTGGAAGCAGTATCTCGCGCAGGAAAAGCAGGACGCCGCCTTGCCGGAGCTGTCGGAGGGGCAGGTATTGGAGTGCGCCGAAGCCGCCGTAAAGGAGGGCAAGACCACGCCGCCCAGGCACTTCACCGAGGACACGCTGCTCTCCGCCATGGAGACTGCCGGAAAGGAAGATATGCCGGAAGAAGCGGAACGGAAGGGGCTGGGAACGCCCGCCACCCGCGCCGCCATTATCGAAAAGCTGGTAGCCACGGGCTTTGTGGAGCGCAAAAGGGCGAAGAAGGCCGTCAGCCTTGTGCCTGCCCATACCGGCGTATCCCTCATCACCGTGCTGCCGGAGCAGTTACAGTCTCCGCTTCTCACCGCCGAATGGGAATACCGCTTGCAGCAGGTGGAGCGCGGCGAGCTTTCCCCGGATGAGTTCATGACCGGCATTGCGGATATGCTCACGGATCTGGTGAAAACCTATCAGGTCATCTCCGGCGCGGAGGTGCTGTTCCCCTCCGGCCGGGAGGTCATCGGCAAATGCCCCCGCTGCGGCAGCGACGTGACCGAGAGCAAAAAGGGCTTCTTCTGCGAGAAAAACGACTGCCGCTTCGGGCTGTGGCGGGACAACAAGTTCTTTGCCGCCAAGCGCGCCGCTCTGACCAGAAAGATCGCCGCCGCGCTGCTGGCAGACGGGAGGGTGAAGCTCACCGGCCTCTATTCCGAAAAAACCGGCGGCACCTACGACGCCACCGCCGTGCTGGAGGATACCGGCGAGAGCGTCCGCTTCCGTCTGGAGTTTGATAAGGGGGCGAGGACATGA
- a CDS encoding immunoglobulin — MKLSKLEQESIILYNEEEPTASIYTHDPKLIRKLKRLAEKYPDKVYPDKAVHAGAVSYIVPKSCVSVREPFSDERRRAASERAKNAGYTPPARSIYSENE; from the coding sequence ATGAAGCTCTCCAAGCTGGAGCAGGAAAGTATCATCCTCTACAACGAGGAAGAACCTACCGCCAGCATCTACACCCACGACCCGAAGCTGATACGCAAGCTCAAACGCCTTGCGGAGAAATACCCGGACAAGGTGTACCCGGATAAAGCCGTCCATGCCGGAGCGGTCAGCTACATCGTGCCGAAAAGCTGCGTCAGCGTCCGGGAGCCGTTCAGCGACGAGCGGCGCAGGGCCGCCAGCGAGCGCGCCAAAAACGCCGGATATACGCCGCCCGCAAGGAGTATATACTCCGAAAACGAATGA
- a CDS encoding YodL domain-containing protein, which yields MPEKPGKNREQLKEITDRIEAGIRDIFESGDMEKYRNYLRTMSRFHNYSLNNQALIHLQRPDATLVAGYNRWRDKFSRHVLRGEKGITIIAPTPYKKKIEQEKLDPDTKLPILDADGKVVTEEKEIEIPMFRPVKVFDYAQTDGKPLPERVASPVANLTGSVENYEAFMEALRRSSPVPVEVKPLSADMDGYFSPKSQSITLREGMSEVQTVSAAVHEIAHAKLHNYALQQPEERRHKSRNTEEVEAESISFMVCAYFGIETGANSFGYVATWSKNAELPEFRASLDTIGKTANGIITDVEKHFAEVCKERGIELPKDTEYELVTIPPSRADALAFAADYAAFLRRGLNVPDSTEGPTAASVADRLLAGEGAELRKELEDFVKLADEIGIDDGSHGLLERFNGLFRQEWRAKEKPQPEIETETPNVVDELPPMPELEQGYPMPDTGIGFLEMYQYGYTDGNAMLPLTKERAMELFMQDVPVFLLYADSTEAMALDAEDISSHTGVFGVEREEWDAVRGVVTLSEQADTEKLFLENPQDAFLIYQIRRGGELDAYRFMNYDYLQSKGVTPERGGYDAIYTGGFMDYGNARTNLDMIYQRFNVDHPADFKGHSLSVSDIVALKQNGVVSCHYVDSIGFRELPNFLKPENYLKNVEMLLEDDYGMIDGIINNGPKQPTVADLEAQVKAGFSISLTELAAASHREQKKPSVLEKLRERTPEQSKNKTAPKRSAEREL from the coding sequence ATGCCAGAGAAACCCGGTAAAAACAGAGAACAGCTCAAGGAGATCACCGACCGCATCGAGGCGGGCATCCGCGACATCTTTGAATCCGGCGATATGGAAAAGTACCGCAATTACCTGCGCACCATGAGCCGGTTTCACAACTATTCCCTCAACAATCAGGCGCTCATCCACTTGCAGCGCCCGGACGCCACACTTGTGGCGGGCTACAACCGCTGGAGGGACAAGTTCTCCCGCCATGTGCTGCGGGGTGAGAAGGGCATTACCATCATCGCGCCCACGCCGTATAAGAAGAAAATCGAGCAGGAAAAGCTCGACCCGGACACAAAACTACCCATTCTGGACGCGGACGGCAAAGTTGTCACCGAGGAAAAGGAGATCGAAATCCCCATGTTCCGCCCGGTGAAGGTGTTCGACTACGCCCAGACGGACGGAAAGCCCCTGCCTGAGCGTGTTGCCAGCCCCGTCGCCAACCTGACCGGCAGCGTGGAGAATTATGAGGCGTTCATGGAGGCGCTGCGCCGGTCCTCGCCCGTGCCGGTGGAGGTAAAGCCGCTGTCTGCGGATATGGACGGCTATTTCAGCCCCAAATCCCAGAGCATCACGCTGCGGGAGGGCATGAGCGAGGTGCAGACGGTATCCGCCGCCGTCCATGAGATCGCCCACGCCAAGCTCCACAATTACGCCTTGCAGCAGCCAGAGGAGCGCAGGCATAAGAGCCGCAATACCGAGGAGGTGGAGGCCGAAAGCATCTCCTTTATGGTCTGCGCCTACTTTGGCATTGAAACCGGCGCAAACAGCTTCGGCTATGTGGCAACGTGGTCAAAAAACGCCGAGCTGCCGGAGTTCCGTGCCAGTCTGGATACCATCGGCAAGACCGCAAACGGCATCATCACCGACGTGGAAAAGCATTTCGCGGAGGTTTGCAAGGAGCGCGGCATCGAGCTTCCCAAGGACACGGAATACGAGCTTGTCACCATCCCGCCCTCCCGCGCCGACGCGCTGGCCTTCGCCGCCGACTACGCGGCGTTCCTGCGCCGGGGTCTGAACGTTCCCGACAGCACAGAAGGACCCACAGCGGCTTCGGTTGCGGACAGGCTGCTTGCCGGAGAGGGCGCAGAGCTGCGGAAGGAGCTGGAGGATTTCGTCAAGCTGGCAGACGAGATCGGCATCGACGACGGCTCTCATGGGCTGCTGGAACGCTTCAACGGCCTGTTCCGTCAGGAATGGCGGGCAAAGGAGAAACCGCAGCCGGAGATTGAAACAGAAACGCCGAATGTTGTGGATGAGCTGCCGCCCATGCCGGAGCTGGAGCAGGGCTATCCCATGCCGGATACCGGCATCGGCTTTTTGGAAATGTATCAGTACGGCTACACAGACGGCAACGCCATGCTGCCGCTGACCAAGGAGCGCGCCATGGAGCTGTTCATGCAGGACGTTCCCGTGTTCCTGCTCTATGCCGACAGCACCGAGGCCATGGCGCTGGACGCAGAGGATATTTCCTCCCACACCGGCGTGTTCGGCGTGGAGCGCGAGGAATGGGACGCGGTACGCGGCGTTGTGACGCTGAGCGAACAGGCGGACACGGAGAAGCTGTTTCTGGAAAACCCGCAGGACGCTTTCCTCATCTATCAGATTCGGCGCGGCGGTGAATTGGACGCTTACCGCTTCATGAACTATGACTACTTGCAGAGCAAGGGCGTCACGCCGGAGCGCGGCGGCTACGACGCGATCTACACCGGCGGGTTTATGGATTATGGGAATGCCAGAACCAATCTGGATATGATTTATCAGCGGTTCAACGTGGATCATCCTGCGGATTTCAAGGGACACAGCCTGTCGGTCAGCGACATCGTTGCCTTGAAGCAAAACGGCGTAGTATCCTGTCATTACGTTGACAGCATCGGCTTCCGGGAGCTTCCCAATTTCCTCAAGCCGGAGAATTACCTCAAAAACGTGGAGATGCTGTTGGAGGACGACTACGGCATGATCGACGGCATCATCAACAACGGCCCCAAGCAGCCCACCGTGGCCGATCTGGAGGCGCAGGTCAAGGCGGGCTTTTCCATCTCCCTGACGGAGCTGGCTGCGGCCTCCCACCGCGAGCAGAAGAAGCCCTCCGTGCTGGAAAAGCTCAGGGAAAGGACGCCGGAGCAGTCGAAAAACAAAACAGCGCCCAAACGGAGCGCGGAAAGAGAGCTTTGA
- a CDS encoding transposon-transfer assisting family protein encodes MNDKHFTHDEVSLMSIYNAAGTREGLIAALTEMRGYLDAEEAELRELTDSALAKLRDITDAEYAALDLTPDFDL; translated from the coding sequence ATGAACGACAAGCATTTCACCCACGATGAAGTCAGCCTTATGAGCATCTACAACGCGGCAGGCACCCGCGAGGGCCTGATCGCGGCCCTCACAGAAATGCGGGGGTATCTGGACGCGGAGGAGGCCGAGCTGCGGGAGCTGACGGACAGCGCCCTCGCAAAGCTGCGCGACATTACCGACGCGGAGTACGCCGCCCTTGACCTGACGCCGGATTTTGACCTCTGA
- a CDS encoding TnpV protein, with translation MENNLTYTKNGDYLIPDLKIEVPEQPLGKYGRMRQKYLKEHRPILWNQMILEETLFPHLLEIEQAVQSRLEQMMPKLASEAGATEALKACDPMKWVGLMNTCKAQAEEVILAELIYA, from the coding sequence ATGGAGAACAACCTGACTTACACGAAGAACGGAGATTACCTGATTCCCGACCTGAAGATCGAGGTGCCGGAGCAGCCCCTCGGCAAGTACGGACGGATGCGCCAGAAGTACCTGAAGGAGCATCGCCCCATCCTCTGGAACCAGATGATCTTGGAGGAAACCCTGTTCCCGCACCTGCTGGAGATCGAGCAGGCGGTGCAGAGCCGCTTAGAGCAGATGATGCCAAAGCTGGCGTCGGAGGCCGGAGCGACGGAAGCGCTGAAAGCCTGCGACCCAATGAAATGGGTTGGCCTGATGAACACCTGCAAGGCGCAGGCCGAGGAAGTGATTCTCGCGGAGCTGATCTACGCATAA